In bacterium, a single window of DNA contains:
- the rsmI gene encoding 16S rRNA (cytidine(1402)-2'-O)-methyltransferase: MSTLYVVGTPIGNLEDITMRAIRVLGEVDLILCEDTRTSRTLLNKYEIKTATMSFHTHSGLAKIDKIIEMLKEGKDLALITDAGTPAISDPGSLLVSKVREVLGDDVEIKAVPGPSALTAALSIVGLPDHQFTFIGFLPHKKGRETLFNKIAEAKKESFVFYESTHRIEKTLESLKEYFEKSETPNRKIYLARELTKMFEECAVGTAEELIDRIKLDSNKLRGEFVVIVGPNFTQ; this comes from the coding sequence ATGTCAACACTTTATGTAGTCGGAACTCCAATAGGAAACCTAGAAGATATCACTATGCGCGCTATACGTGTATTAGGAGAGGTTGATTTGATTTTATGTGAAGACACTAGAACAAGTAGAACTCTACTAAATAAATATGAAATCAAAACAGCTACAATGTCTTTTCATACTCATAGTGGATTAGCTAAGATTGATAAGATAATAGAAATGTTAAAAGAAGGGAAGGACCTGGCGCTTATTACAGACGCCGGGACTCCCGCAATCTCTGACCCTGGATCTCTGCTTGTTTCAAAGGTAAGAGAGGTATTGGGTGATGATGTTGAAATCAAAGCTGTACCTGGACCATCTGCTTTAACTGCTGCACTTTCAATTGTTGGACTTCCAGACCACCAATTTACATTTATTGGTTTTTTACCTCATAAAAAAGGTAGAGAAACTCTATTTAATAAAATTGCAGAAGCAAAGAAGGAATCTTTTGTGTTTTATGAGTCAACACACAGAATAGAAAAAACCCTGGAGTCATTAAAGGAATATTTTGAAAAGTCAGAAACTCCTAATAGAAAAATATACCTAGCCCGCGAGCTTACAAAAATGTTTGAGGAATGTGCTGTTGGAACCGCAGAAGAATTGATTGATAGAATAAAATTAGATAGCAATAAATTAAGAGG